Proteins encoded by one window of Cellvibrio sp. KY-GH-1:
- a CDS encoding FAD-dependent oxidoreductase: MITTPFSSTSRLNKEIVINTDLVIAGGGLAGVCAAITAARAGSRVVLVQDRPVLGGNASSEVRLWALGATSHMGNNNRWSREGGVIDEIMLDNLKQNQLGNALIFDSILLNKVAAEANITLLLNTAVFQVNKTLATQIDSVLAFCSQNSTQYHINAPLFCDASGDGILAFNAGASFRMGAESCEEFGELMAPKNESTDLLGHSLFFYSKKLDRPVVFTKPDFAYSHEEIAAIPRCKNINGNDSGCKFWWLEFGGVLDTIYQSEDIKWELWKIVYGIWDYIKNSGKFEDVENLTLEWVGTIPGKRESRRFEGHYMLKQQDIVTQHIFDDAVSYGGWAIDLHPAEGIYSDKPACSQFHSKGVYQIPYRCFVSRDIDNLFLAGRIISASHMAFGSTRVMITCAHGGQAVGEAAAFCRELNCKPAALLAPKHMQELQQRLNLNGQSIPLIPITPSLLMQNAKIKASSTFELNNLPANGDFKTLDQSLAQLLPLNAGPVPKINIDVRAQMESILICELRISSKIGNYTPDILVERIELSLAPGEQNINIQFMAELSQQQYGFLCFMRNDTASLALTDQRITGLCTLLNKIHKAVSNTGRQDPPKNSGLDSFEFWTPERRPNGHNLALHLSPALKPYSAEHLRGGFIRPYLGTNAWVAKLEDKNPNIELSWSDNVKITGLKLFFDTDADHALETVLMEHPETQMPCCVQTIRVLNAYGEELYACAGNYQSIKIIHFNPPLLSNCLNIELSHTEAGAPASLFAIEIL, from the coding sequence ATGATTACTACACCCTTTAGTTCAACATCACGTTTAAACAAAGAAATAGTTATTAATACCGACTTAGTGATTGCAGGTGGTGGTTTAGCGGGAGTTTGTGCAGCTATAACTGCAGCGCGCGCGGGCAGCCGTGTAGTATTAGTACAAGATCGTCCTGTGCTCGGTGGCAATGCCTCTTCCGAAGTTAGACTCTGGGCCCTCGGTGCCACCTCTCACATGGGCAATAATAATCGCTGGTCGCGTGAGGGAGGTGTAATTGATGAGATCATGCTTGACAACTTAAAACAAAATCAACTGGGTAATGCGCTAATTTTTGATAGTATTTTGTTAAATAAAGTTGCCGCTGAAGCTAATATCACTCTGTTGTTAAACACTGCAGTATTTCAAGTAAATAAAACCTTAGCTACACAAATAGACAGCGTTTTAGCCTTTTGTAGCCAAAACTCTACTCAATACCATATTAATGCCCCGTTATTTTGTGACGCAAGCGGTGATGGCATACTGGCTTTTAATGCTGGTGCAAGTTTTCGTATGGGTGCAGAGTCTTGCGAGGAGTTTGGCGAACTCATGGCGCCTAAAAATGAAAGTACCGACTTACTCGGTCATTCGTTATTTTTTTACAGTAAAAAATTAGACCGCCCAGTGGTATTCACCAAACCTGACTTTGCTTATAGCCACGAAGAAATTGCCGCTATTCCTCGCTGCAAAAATATTAATGGCAATGATTCCGGTTGTAAGTTTTGGTGGTTAGAATTTGGCGGCGTGCTTGATACGATCTACCAAAGTGAAGATATAAAGTGGGAGCTTTGGAAAATTGTTTATGGCATTTGGGATTACATAAAAAATAGCGGAAAATTTGAAGATGTAGAAAACTTAACCTTAGAATGGGTGGGCACTATTCCGGGCAAGCGCGAAAGTAGGCGTTTCGAAGGGCATTACATGCTGAAGCAACAGGATATTGTGACGCAACACATTTTCGACGATGCAGTTTCTTACGGTGGCTGGGCGATTGATTTACATCCAGCCGAAGGCATCTATAGCGATAAGCCTGCATGCTCGCAATTTCACTCTAAAGGGGTTTATCAAATTCCCTATCGTTGTTTTGTGAGTCGTGATATTGATAATCTATTTTTAGCGGGGCGCATTATCAGTGCAAGCCATATGGCTTTTGGATCAACTCGCGTAATGATTACCTGTGCCCATGGTGGTCAGGCGGTTGGCGAGGCTGCTGCATTTTGCCGTGAATTAAATTGCAAACCTGCTGCACTACTTGCGCCTAAACACATGCAAGAACTTCAGCAACGCTTGAATCTTAATGGGCAGTCAATCCCCCTGATCCCCATAACACCCTCCCTTTTAATGCAAAATGCCAAGATTAAAGCCAGCTCCACTTTCGAATTAAATAATTTACCTGCTAATGGTGACTTCAAAACATTAGACCAAAGTTTGGCGCAATTACTCCCATTGAACGCAGGCCCGGTGCCAAAGATAAATATCGATGTCCGCGCACAAATGGAAAGCATTTTGATATGCGAGTTACGTATAAGCAGCAAAATCGGAAACTACACACCCGATATTTTAGTGGAACGAATTGAGCTTTCACTTGCACCAGGCGAACAAAATATCAACATACAATTTATGGCTGAATTAAGTCAGCAACAATATGGGTTTTTATGTTTTATGCGCAATGACACCGCAAGTCTGGCGTTAACCGATCAACGTATAACTGGACTATGCACACTGCTTAATAAAATTCACAAGGCAGTTTCAAACACTGGACGCCAAGACCCGCCCAAAAATAGTGGTTTAGACTCATTTGAATTTTGGACGCCTGAGCGTCGCCCCAATGGACATAATCTTGCCTTACACCTATCGCCCGCACTCAAACCTTATTCGGCAGAGCATTTACGCGGTGGTTTTATTCGCCCTTATCTCGGCACAAATGCCTGGGTTGCTAAACTTGAAGATAAAAACCCTAATATCGAATTATCTTGGTCAGATAACGTTAAAATAACTGGGCTAAAACTATTTTTCGATACTGATGCTGATCACGCCTTAGAAACTGTACTGATGGAGCATCCAGAAACTCAAATGCCTTGTTGTGTACAGACCATCCGCGTATTAAATGCATATGGCGAAGAGCTATATGCCTGCGCGGGAAATTATCAAAGCATAAAGATCATTCATTTTAACCCTCCACTGCTGTCCAATTGTTTAAATATCGAATTGTCTCATACTGAAGCTGGCGCTCCCGCCAGTCTATTTGCAATTGAAATTCTGTAA
- a CDS encoding glycoside hydrolase yields MSDQDSGGFPWDIPQQRPKRELSAAMSRLYDNYQSPRPEDNDLFSSFKYTRIEGFDYQGDTGRVSRRDPSKIIKHNEIFYVWYTKRNTIAAPQGPLKCSDEIPSTDWDLAEIWYATSKDGFSWQEQGVAIKRPEKPGLGWRSVSTPDILIWKGRFYLYYQAFMEASGLKGDHCPVTMSMSDSPNGPWQACGNVVVPNGAPGEWDQYSIHDPYLLIYNNKIHLYYKAAFGDRPEYLVANGLAIAESPLGPFKKHALNPVLNSGHETCFFPFKKGIAALVTRNGNENNTIQYAEDGVNFSLAAVSSLMPIAAGPYVPDAFDDSGNGQGIRWGLAHFCDKEKPDKKFSFLGRFDCNLIPGSNNTDMKETDLVHKPEVYFYQCLSPDQIKARKSNP; encoded by the coding sequence ATGAGCGACCAAGATTCTGGCGGATTTCCATGGGACATTCCTCAACAGCGCCCTAAGCGTGAGTTAAGTGCCGCAATGAGTAGACTCTATGATAATTACCAAAGCCCTCGCCCAGAGGACAATGATCTATTCAGCAGTTTTAAATATACGCGAATAGAAGGTTTTGATTACCAAGGTGATACAGGGAGAGTTTCTCGTCGAGACCCCTCTAAAATCATTAAACACAATGAAATTTTTTATGTTTGGTATACCAAACGTAACACCATCGCAGCACCCCAAGGGCCGCTTAAATGTAGCGATGAAATTCCATCAACAGATTGGGATTTAGCAGAAATATGGTACGCGACAAGCAAAGATGGCTTTAGTTGGCAAGAACAAGGAGTGGCAATCAAACGCCCAGAAAAACCCGGACTTGGCTGGCGTTCCGTGAGCACTCCTGACATTCTAATTTGGAAGGGTAGATTCTATCTTTATTATCAGGCGTTCATGGAAGCAAGTGGACTTAAGGGTGATCACTGCCCGGTAACCATGTCGATGTCTGATTCACCCAATGGCCCCTGGCAAGCCTGCGGCAATGTGGTGGTACCTAATGGTGCACCCGGTGAGTGGGATCAATACTCCATTCATGATCCTTATTTACTTATCTATAACAATAAAATTCATCTTTATTACAAAGCCGCCTTTGGTGATAGGCCTGAATATTTAGTGGCTAATGGTTTGGCTATCGCAGAATCACCATTGGGGCCCTTTAAAAAACATGCCTTAAACCCCGTATTAAATTCAGGGCATGAAACATGTTTTTTCCCCTTTAAAAAAGGCATTGCTGCCTTAGTTACGCGCAATGGCAATGAAAACAATACGATTCAATATGCAGAAGATGGCGTGAACTTTAGCTTAGCGGCTGTCAGCTCCTTAATGCCGATTGCAGCAGGCCCCTATGTGCCAGATGCGTTTGATGACTCCGGTAATGGGCAAGGCATCCGCTGGGGGCTAGCGCATTTTTGCGACAAAGAAAAACCTGATAAAAAATTCAGTTTTCTCGGCAGATTTGATTGTAATTTAATACCTGGCAGTAATAACACTGACATGAAGGAAACAGATCTGGTGCATAAACCTGAGGTATATTTCTATCAGTGCCTAAGCCCCGATCAAATAAAAGCTAGAAAATCCAATCCATAA
- a CDS encoding sodium:solute symporter family protein, which translates to MGVIDLSVIAIFTFIVVSCGLSFSGAGKSLSGFFSAGGALPWWMSGLSLFMSFFSAGTFVVWGSIAYSYGWVAITIQWTMCIAGLLIGFFIAGKWQATQVLTAAEFIKIRLGLRVQKVYTVTFLIISTFSTGTFLYPVAKIVQVSTGIPITETIIILGLIILAYTAVGGLWAVIVTDILQFVVLTAAVLIVVPLALDRIGGLNEFIQQAPEDFFAPVAGEFTWSFIFAFGLFNLFFIAGNWAYIQRFTCVSTPKDAKKVAWLFAALYLVSPLIWMIAPMAYRLINPNLSLSEAEGAYLLMCQEVLPAGMLGLIVAGMVFATSSSINTALNITAGVITNDVYRILRPKSSESHLVFVGRLATVLLGFGTITVALLVPFLGGVVNVVMTMAALTGGALFLPPVWLLFSRFQTGASILATTFISLSVNIFFKFISPTLFNITLNRTEEMLLGVLLPALLLAIFEWRLRVRGYEAPGHKKIGEFSAEKNHEKNSSNLETKNTTENNRGIRVIAIGISAVGLTMFILGVTAETGTLIITTMGLAITAIALILLGKDKLFSRSN; encoded by the coding sequence ATGGGTGTAATTGATTTAAGTGTCATTGCCATATTTACGTTTATTGTAGTGTCTTGTGGCCTTAGTTTTTCCGGTGCAGGGAAAAGCCTCAGTGGTTTTTTCTCCGCCGGTGGCGCGCTGCCCTGGTGGATGAGTGGCTTATCGCTATTCATGAGTTTTTTTTCCGCCGGCACCTTTGTTGTTTGGGGTTCTATCGCTTATAGCTACGGATGGGTAGCTATCACCATTCAATGGACTATGTGTATAGCTGGGCTTTTAATTGGATTTTTTATCGCGGGAAAATGGCAGGCGACTCAGGTCTTAACAGCAGCCGAATTTATTAAAATTCGGCTTGGTTTAAGAGTGCAAAAAGTATATACGGTAACATTTTTAATTATTAGCACATTCTCTACCGGAACATTTTTATACCCTGTCGCTAAAATTGTACAAGTATCTACAGGCATTCCGATCACTGAAACCATTATTATTTTAGGGCTAATTATTCTCGCTTATACTGCAGTGGGTGGTTTGTGGGCCGTCATTGTGACCGACATTTTACAATTTGTAGTGCTGACGGCGGCGGTATTAATTGTAGTACCCTTAGCGCTTGATCGTATTGGCGGATTAAATGAATTTATTCAACAGGCGCCAGAGGATTTTTTTGCACCTGTTGCGGGCGAATTTACTTGGTCATTCATCTTTGCATTTGGATTATTTAATTTATTTTTTATTGCTGGGAACTGGGCCTACATTCAACGTTTCACCTGTGTATCCACACCTAAAGACGCAAAAAAAGTAGCATGGTTATTTGCCGCACTCTACTTGGTTAGCCCCTTAATTTGGATGATCGCGCCTATGGCTTATCGTTTGATAAATCCTAATTTATCCCTCAGTGAAGCCGAGGGAGCTTACTTATTGATGTGCCAAGAAGTTTTACCGGCAGGCATGTTAGGGTTAATTGTTGCAGGTATGGTTTTCGCAACCTCAAGCTCAATCAATACTGCACTCAATATTACTGCAGGCGTAATCACCAATGATGTGTACCGTATTCTTAGACCCAAATCATCAGAAAGTCATTTAGTATTTGTGGGCCGACTAGCCACTGTTTTATTAGGGTTTGGCACTATTACAGTTGCACTACTGGTGCCCTTTTTAGGCGGTGTGGTAAATGTAGTTATGACCATGGCAGCACTAACGGGAGGCGCATTATTTTTGCCTCCGGTATGGTTGTTATTTTCTCGTTTTCAAACTGGCGCGAGCATTTTGGCAACCACATTCATAAGCTTATCTGTCAATATCTTTTTTAAATTTATATCCCCCACTCTGTTCAATATCACCTTAAATCGCACCGAAGAAATGTTATTAGGCGTGCTCCTGCCTGCGCTCCTACTAGCTATATTTGAATGGCGGCTTAGAGTGCGTGGCTACGAAGCGCCTGGCCATAAAAAGATAGGCGAGTTTTCAGCTGAAAAAAATCATGAAAAAAACTCCTCTAACTTAGAAACAAAAAACACAACTGAAAATAACCGCGGTATTCGGGTGATTGCTATTGGAATTTCCGCCGTTGGTTTAACGATGTTTATTTTAGGTGTAACAGCTGAAACTGGCACCCTTATTATTACCACCATGGGCTTAGCTATTACTGCAATTGCTCTGATACTTTTAGGTAAAGATAAATTGTTTTCAAGGAGCAATTAA
- a CDS encoding family 16 glycosylhydrolase codes for MVKKSFFTINMLVVVLASSTVLAQESQLDLKKWKLEWSDEFNYKNSDLENNWISQNGATENEWVLSSRWRENAVVKNGVLELLSKKETRAESQPWTTGNIWSKRTFHYGYFEARYKYAGAYGTNNSFWLWPKQGVAAGQKACEIDINEGHYPNIINTNVHNWTDTYTLPNGQVSHDDNQLHHTLDGEPGHNIVLKAPIKTTKIRLRSTSPESIHIHEFQVFPPATKYPNVMSPLDSTSVTNYALAKDTNLKTSGVFDKLPSKESFAIDNRLDTRWVSGKHGLKWLELSWDTPKEIGAIQFTNGWLQESGPSLGKYRNLITDYTLEYFDGKKWKLISQYDAADVADYSSDWHTYGMAWDQDYFHFYMDGKLYYSMRNDVCFSEQTILFSLAILKAEIAGPVTDAINGTSMKIDYVRYYTRKK; via the coding sequence GTGGTTAAAAAAAGTTTTTTTACTATAAATATGCTGGTAGTTGTATTGGCATCATCAACAGTACTCGCCCAAGAAAGTCAGTTAGACCTTAAAAAGTGGAAGCTTGAATGGAGCGACGAATTTAATTATAAAAACTCGGATTTGGAGAATAATTGGATCAGTCAGAATGGTGCAACTGAAAATGAGTGGGTGTTGAGTAGCCGCTGGCGTGAAAACGCAGTGGTGAAAAATGGCGTACTTGAATTACTGAGTAAAAAAGAGACTCGTGCAGAATCGCAGCCCTGGACCACGGGAAACATTTGGAGCAAACGAACTTTCCATTATGGGTATTTTGAGGCGCGTTATAAATATGCCGGTGCCTACGGTACGAATAATTCATTTTGGTTATGGCCGAAACAAGGGGTTGCGGCAGGACAAAAGGCTTGTGAAATCGACATTAATGAAGGCCATTATCCCAATATCATTAATACCAATGTGCACAATTGGACCGATACTTATACTCTGCCCAATGGTCAGGTAAGCCATGATGACAATCAATTGCACCACACCTTAGATGGCGAGCCGGGACACAACATTGTGCTAAAGGCCCCGATCAAAACAACCAAAATTCGTCTGCGTAGCACTAGCCCAGAATCAATACACATTCATGAATTTCAAGTATTCCCCCCTGCGACCAAATATCCCAATGTAATGAGCCCATTGGACTCAACAAGTGTTACAAATTATGCGCTTGCCAAAGATACCAATCTCAAAACCAGTGGTGTATTCGATAAGCTCCCCTCAAAAGAAAGCTTTGCAATTGATAATCGTCTAGATACACGTTGGGTGTCTGGCAAGCATGGTCTCAAATGGTTGGAGCTGAGTTGGGACACCCCTAAGGAAATTGGAGCGATCCAATTCACCAATGGTTGGCTGCAAGAAAGCGGTCCGTCACTAGGAAAATATCGCAATTTAATTACCGACTATACGCTTGAATATTTTGACGGAAAAAAATGGAAGCTTATCAGCCAGTATGATGCCGCCGATGTTGCTGACTACTCTAGTGATTGGCACACCTACGGCATGGCGTGGGACCAAGATTATTTCCATTTTTATATGGATGGAAAATTGTATTACAGCATGCGCAATGATGTTTGCTTCAGTGAGCAGACAATATTATTTAGCTTGGCTATTTTAAAAGCTGAAATAGCCGGGCCCGTTACCGACGCCATCAATGGTACCAGTATGAAAATTGATTATGTGCGCTATTACACACGTAAAAAATAA
- a CDS encoding carbohydrate-binding protein, producing the protein MSNAQIKYPYYTEARIKSANISAYSTFWLNNGDINNRDEIDIIENNPNPSCNCQPNFPWQMNSQYFHVVNGDTQRAHGNFDNRNLPDGAPGKGVRWNEAYFTFGVWQKDARNIQFYLNGYPAGSVVSARDFTRDMNIIWDLWTADFSWLGGLAVQSQLNDVSMNTMYVDWINTYKLVDGVASSSSSSSAQSSSSANSSVASGATQTIDFANYFDTGKATSAVAGDTIIGFNKSGGGNINYNSVGDWGDYLVTLPTDGQYKIEIVTASPMTSGIGAKLSIDGIAVGTITLGTTGDWETYTTTTLVNNLSIGAGTHTLRIESTGTSAWQWNGDVIRVTKVGSDPIGSPVTPTPVSMTLQAENFAATGGVYDGFKIYTVNGVSAVNYNQRGDWANYTVNVAADGNYSFNAYVSSPMTGAALEVTVDGVKVLTQAVPNNGSWDNFQKISSSNKIALTKGTHTIRVASAGTTASTWEWNADKFELVP; encoded by the coding sequence ATGTCTAATGCACAAATTAAATATCCTTACTACACAGAGGCTAGAATTAAAAGCGCGAACATTTCTGCGTACAGCACCTTTTGGTTGAATAACGGGGACATTAACAATCGCGATGAAATAGACATCATCGAAAACAATCCTAACCCTTCGTGTAACTGTCAGCCTAATTTTCCATGGCAAATGAACTCTCAGTATTTTCATGTTGTAAATGGCGATACCCAAAGAGCCCATGGCAACTTTGATAACCGAAACCTGCCGGATGGCGCGCCAGGAAAAGGGGTTAGATGGAACGAGGCTTATTTTACGTTCGGTGTATGGCAAAAAGATGCCCGAAATATTCAATTTTATTTAAATGGTTATCCTGCAGGTAGCGTTGTTTCTGCACGGGATTTCACCAGAGATATGAATATTATTTGGGATTTATGGACTGCCGATTTTTCTTGGCTGGGTGGCCTTGCTGTTCAAAGCCAACTCAACGATGTTTCAATGAATACCATGTACGTTGATTGGATTAATACTTACAAGTTGGTCGATGGTGTTGCAAGTAGTTCATCCAGCTCTAGTGCACAATCAAGCTCTAGTGCCAACAGCAGTGTTGCCAGTGGCGCTACACAAACCATCGATTTCGCGAATTATTTTGATACCGGTAAAGCAACCAGTGCGGTAGCGGGCGATACCATTATCGGTTTCAATAAATCCGGCGGCGGCAATATTAATTACAATTCTGTTGGTGATTGGGGCGATTATTTAGTCACACTGCCAACAGACGGCCAATATAAAATTGAAATTGTTACCGCATCACCTATGACCAGCGGCATTGGTGCAAAACTGAGCATTGATGGTATTGCGGTGGGTACAATTACCCTGGGCACAACCGGCGACTGGGAAACATACACTACAACCACACTTGTCAATAATCTGTCTATTGGCGCAGGCACCCATACTCTGCGTATTGAAAGCACAGGCACCAGCGCATGGCAATGGAATGGTGATGTAATTCGAGTGACCAAAGTAGGCAGTGATCCTATAGGTTCACCGGTTACTCCCACACCCGTAAGCATGACCTTACAAGCCGAAAATTTTGCCGCAACAGGCGGTGTATACGATGGTTTTAAAATCTACACGGTTAATGGCGTGAGCGCGGTTAATTACAATCAACGTGGCGATTGGGCGAATTACACCGTGAATGTAGCTGCCGATGGTAACTACAGTTTTAATGCTTACGTAAGTTCACCTATGACTGGCGCCGCACTGGAAGTGACCGTAGATGGCGTAAAAGTATTAACCCAAGCTGTGCCGAATAACGGCAGTTGGGATAACTTTCAAAAAATAAGTTCAAGTAACAAAATCGCACTCACCAAAGGCACGCATACCATTCGTGTGGCCAGTGCGGGTACTACCGCATCTACATGGGAATGGAACGCGGATAAATTTGAATTAGTACCCTAG